Part of the Cryptosporangium arvum DSM 44712 genome, GACCACCCATCCGGCGAGCCGGAACGACTGGGTGAGCAACTTCTCCGCCGGGTCCGCCACGCGACGGGCGACATCGGTCAGCACGAGATCTCCTCACGAAATGTCGGCGGAATGCGTTTCTGCAGTACCCCCGCGGGGTTGGGACAAACTCCATGGTGCTGCACCCGACGACCTCGGGCGTGGCAGGGTTTCGCCAGATCACAGAACGAGGAGGAGATCATGGCGCTCGAGCGTCCCCAGGCACCTGATCCGTACGCGTTGCTGCCCGAAGTTCCGTCGTTCACCGTGACGAGTACCGACGTCACCGCCGACACCCAGCTCGACCTGGCCCAGGTGGCCGGGGACGCCGGCGGTCGGGACGTCTCGCCCCAGCTGTCCTGGTCGGATTTCCCGGCCGGGACGAAGAGTTTCGTCGTGACGGCGTTCGACCCGGACGCCCCGACTCCCTCGGGGTTCTGGCACTGGCTCGCGGTGAACCTGCCGGGTACGACCACCGAACTGCCGACCGGCGCGGGCGCCGGTGACGACAGCCTCCCCGGTGGCGCGTTCCACGTCCGCAACGACTACGGGAACCGCAACTACGGCGGTGCCGCACCGCCGCCCGGTGACCAGGTGCACCGCTACTACTTCGTCGTGCACGCGGTCGACGTCGACGCGCTCGACGTCACGCCGGACGCCACCCCCGCCGTGGTGTCGTTCAACCTGGCCTTCCACACCGTGGCGCGGGCGCTGATCGTTCCCACCTACCAGCACTGAAATCTCGACGGGGGTCGGGCGCATCGCGCCCGGCCCCCTCGTGTGTTTGCTTACGGATGGGCTTAGGATCGTCCAGAGAGGACTGTTGTGACTCGACAGGCCTCCGCGCCGATCGCGGTGCGACTCCTGGGTGCAGCCGGAGCCCCGGGCCATACCATGATCGGCTCCTGGGTGTGACGCGTGTGCAATATTGAGGTGCCGTGCGTCCACTCTGGTTGTTTCCCGACGTCTTCCCCGACGAGGAGCGATGGTCCCTGAACAGCGCCGCCAGCAAATAGTGACCGCACTGGGAACGCGGGGCATGGTGCGGGCGGACGACCTGGCCAGTCAACTCGGCGTTTCGTTAGAAACCATCCGGCGCGATCTGAACGAGTTGGAACGCCGGGGCGAACTCACCCGGGTCTACGGTGGCGCCACCCGGGCGCCCAAGCAGTCGGAGAGCTGGGACCGGCGGTCCACCTCTCACGTCGCGGCGAAGCGAGCGATCGCTCGTTATG contains:
- a CDS encoding YbhB/YbcL family Raf kinase inhibitor-like protein, which produces MALERPQAPDPYALLPEVPSFTVTSTDVTADTQLDLAQVAGDAGGRDVSPQLSWSDFPAGTKSFVVTAFDPDAPTPSGFWHWLAVNLPGTTTELPTGAGAGDDSLPGGAFHVRNDYGNRNYGGAAPPPGDQVHRYYFVVHAVDVDALDVTPDATPAVVSFNLAFHTVARALIVPTYQH